The following are encoded together in the Rhizoctonia solani chromosome 10, complete sequence genome:
- a CDS encoding peptidase C14 has protein sequence MRRIVAHIERKTSKFKTKLKSAAASDVLGTSTLPSLSEALKTLQDGAGVFPPLQAAIGGLVACVERIELDSKHRSEFESLARKLTSLSTSLNRHIKTSKSTHVSEFLERMAASVEEQVNIISSKQDRGIGGHFRQAEQDEKDIIEGYRRIAEILEELQASTSLKMWSIAEKQLADSRLDALSPVHAAAYNSSLSEEVNRRSCTEGTRANILLELNEWSLDPSKPNIFWMNGMAGTGKTTIAYTFAQSLWARGALGASFFCTRTSDECRDVRRIVPAIAYQLAQCSPAFRSAVLSMLEQDPNIKSQSITSQCERLIKEPLSQVKSKMTKELVVVIDALDECSSADGVGIILDVLFRVAPNLPVKFFVTSRPEPDIRLRVEAHSDQRRSMCVLHDIEQSLVKADIKLYLRDELPKSAVSESHMTQLANLSGSLFIYAATVVRYIRRKGNKIDLDRLEVVLSSSSKSGYQNADIDRLYTTILDAAIDDPEHEPEEQEQMRLMLWTAICTREPVNIDTLAALTGITATKADILLQPLYSVLHVSQGTNVVSTLHASFPDYMFDEARSARFYCDEAKHSHLETSFIADNQVEDLEARIARSISPTLSYAAHHWGDHVSRSVPCEVVRAKLEDFLSHRLLFWMEVLSLKRTTSTGINTLSIVKSWLVAKGGSPDSIKFLDDAWIFVSTVAAGSVSQSTPHIYISALAFCHPSSSVYKQYRSSARGLLSLTGSAIEHQSALLATWGMESSPISLVPSPDGIRFAIGFDDGAVCVVHAHNGAVVLGPLEGHTEWVRDLAFSPDGSMLASVSGNGTILVRDAQTGNRIYDVIKGHEGVVTSVCFSPDGKCILSGSGDRTTRMWDSGNGSLIPNSIKRHPSSVNCTAFSPDGKHIACGLGSGESPIVVYNASTSKSLPFSFDANQSSVYSIAFSPNGNNLVTGHRSGDLRVWSLHNGTATHSPPKVHNEGIRSIGFSPLGDKLVTGSYDRCVYIWDVENGYSNPCLLGTHDHWISSAAFSPDGTRVASCSRDGVKMWNPLHSTSSHTPKWNAPTQAVLSVAVLPDGSRIAAAGYDNAIYMFNARNGTATVEPLVAHTDWVRSMAFSPNGRYLASCGDDRAICLWDGTSGKLLFGPLQGHQDSVRSISFSPDGKRIVSASDDKTIRMWDVGDGTLTAIDLVGTHEDMVYCATFSPDGGHIISGCRDGKIRMWDSHSLSLVFDPFGSQWHKGSIYPVTFSPDGQLVASGSDDGTICVFDSRSGDLVLGPLKRHERSVQSVVFSPDGSHIVSGSFDGSVRVWVVKDGAPACEPLRGHQDGVNSVTYSPDGRYIVSGSDDSTVRVWKAPGGGVVSDLSHSTPSASDERQTHRAIAGGLTVSKDGWVRNRDSQLLFWAPSDVRRVFPSVGQVYTIGPEGTLHTDYSQPLFLGDDWHRCYVS, from the exons ATGAGACGCATTGTTGCACATATTGAACGCAAGACGAGcaaattcaaaacaaaaCTGAAGTCTGCTGCCGCATCAGATGTTCTCGGCACTAGTACTTTACCCTCTCTAAGCGAAGCGCTAAAGACACTACAAGATGGCGCAGGGGTGTTTCCACCTTTGCAGGCTGCAATAGGAGGTCTGGTAGCCTGTGTGGAACGCATAGAG CTCGATTCGAAGCACCGTAGCGAGTTCGAGAGTCTAGCAAGAAAGCTGACCTCACTCAGCACCTCTCTGAACCGCCACATAAAGACATCCAAATCGACTCATGTCTCCGAGTTCCTTGAGAGAATGGCAGC GTCCGTCGAAGAGCAAGTGAACATCATTAGCAGTAAACAGGACCGTGGAATAGGAGGTCATTTTAGGCAGGCCGAACAGGACGAGAAGGATATCATCGAGGGATACAGGCGCATAGCCGAGATCCTAGAAGAGTTACAGGCGAGTA CAAGCTTGAAGATGTGGAGCATAGCCGAAAAACAGCTGGCG GACTCGCGGCTCGACGCGTTGTCGCCCGTTCACGCTGCGGCTTACAACTCGTCTCTGTCCGAAGAGGTTAATCGCCGAAGCTGCACCGAAGGGACCCGGGCAAACATCCTGCTCGAGCTCAATGAATGGTCACTCGACCCGTCCAAGCCTAACATATTCTGGATGAATGGCATGGCAGGCACAGGAAAGACCACAATCGCATATACCTTTGCTCAGTCTCTATGGGCACGCGGGGCACTTGGTGCGAGCTTTTTTTGCACGCGTACGTCGGATGAGTGTCGGGACGTCCGGAGAATCGTCCCTGCAATTGCGTATCAGCTTGCGCAGTGCTCGCCTGCGTTCCGATCGGCGGTGCTCAGTATGTTGGAGCAAGATCCCAATATCAAGTCGCAATCGATCACCAGTCAGTGTGAGCGACTAATCAAAGAGCCGCTATCGCAAGTCAAGAGCAAAATGACGAAAGAGCTAGTGGTGGTGATCGACGCATTGGATGAATGTAGCAGCGCGGACGGAGTGGGGATTATACTTGACGTACTCTTCAGGGTCGCTCCCAACCTGCCTGTGAAGTTCTTCGTGACCAGCCGACCCGAGCCAGACATCCGCCTCAGAGTAGAGGCCCATTCCGATCAGAGACGCTCAATGTGCGTGCTGCATGATATCGAGCAGTCGCTAGTGAAGGCCGACATCAAGTTATACCTCCGTGACGAGCTTCCAAAGAGCGCTGTCTCTGAATCCCATATGACCCAGCTTGCAAACCTCTCAGGTAGCCTATTCATATATGCAGCCACAGTCGTTCGGTACATTCGTAGAAAAGGGAACAAGATCGACCTGGATCGGCTTGAAGTCGTTCTCAGCTCATCCTCGAAATCGGGCTACCAAAACGCCGACATTGACCGTCTGTACACTACCATTCTAGATGCTGCAATCGATGACCCAGAACACGAACCGGAAGAACAAGAACAGATGCGACTCATGCTCTGGACGGCAATCTGCACGCGAGAGCCCGTGAATATCGATACACTCGCAGCATTAACTGGGATTACGGCGACGAAGGCGGACATACTTCTCCAACCACTGTACTCTGTCCTGCATGTGTCCCAAGGTACCAACGTGGTGTCGACGCTGCATGCATCCTTCCCCGACTACATGTTTGACGAAGCACGGTCGGCGAGGTTCTACTGCGACGAGGCGAAGCATAGCCA CTTAGAAACGTCTTTCATAGCCGATAACCAAGTGGAAGACCTGGAAGCTCGAATAGCTAGGTCAATCTCTCCGACGCTGTCGTATGCAGCGCATCATTGGGGAGATCACGTTTCGAGGAGCGTTCCTTGCGAGGTGGTACGGGCGAAGTTAGAAGATTTTCTATCGCATCGGCTGCtattctggatggaggtacTAAGTCTCAAGCGCACGACGAGTACAGGGATCAATACGCTGTCAATAGTCAAGTCATGGTTGGTT GCGAAAGGCGGATCACCAGATTCTATCAAGTTCCTTGACGACGCATGGATCTTTGTGTCAACAGTTGCTGCGGGATCGGTGTCGCAGTCGacaccgcatatatacatctcaGCACTGGCATTTTGTCACCCGTCAAGCTCAGTATACAAGCAGTACAGAAGTAGTGCTCGGGGGCTGCTATCACTGACGGGGTCTGCAATAGAACACCAGTCGGCACTTCTTGCAACATGGGGAATGGAATCGTCACCTATATCCCTAGTACCGTCACCTGACGGGATTCGATTTGCAATTGGATTTGATGATGGCGCGGTTTGCGTGGTTCATGCTCACAACGGAGCGGTTGTCCTTGGACCCCTCGAGGGACATACCGAGTGGGTTAGAGATTTAGCTTTTTCTCCCGACGGATCTATGCTTGCCTCAGTCTCCGGCAACGGCACCATCCTTGTCCGGGACGCGCAGACGGGCAACCGCatatatgacgtcatcaaggGGCATGAAGGAGTGGTGACGTCAGTGTGCTTCTCACCCGATGGTAAGTGCATCCTCTCAGGGTCCGGTGACCGGACAACGCGGATGTGGGACAGTGGCAACGGCAGTCTCATACccaactccatcaaacgccatCCTTCCTCAGTCAACTGCAcggcattctctcctgatggcaagCATATCGCATGTGGCTTGGGTAGCGGCGAGTCTCCCATTGTTGTTTACAACGCGTCCACCAGCAAGTCACTCCCCTTTTCATTCGATGCTAATCAATCCTCCGTCTATTCAATCGCCTTTTCGCCCAACGGAAACAACCTTGTCACTGGCCATAGATCCGGTGATCTGCGCGTCTGGAGTCTCCACAACGGCACCGCCACACACTCCCCACCCAAAGTACACAACGAGGGAATCAGATCCATTGGGTTTTCGCCACTCGGAGACAAACTCGTCACTGGCTCTTATGATAggtgcgtgtatatatgggatgtagagaacggctactccaacccttgcctaCTTGGCACACACGACCATTGGATTTCCTCCGCggcgttctcacccgacggcacacGAGTCGCATCATGCTCAAGGGATGGCGTCAAGATGTGGAATCCACTCCACTCGACATCCTCTCACACGCCGAAATGGAATGCGCCAACCCAGGCTGTTTTGTCGGTTGCGGTCTTACCTGATGGGTCACGCATCGCCGCAGCGGGTTATGACAATGCAATCTATATGTTCAACGCGCGCAATGGCACTGCCACCGTCGAGCCACTTGTGGCACACACCGATTGGGTCAGGTCGATGGCATTCTCGCCCAATGGCAGGTACCTTGCATCCTGTGGCGATGACCGTGCCATCTGTCTATGGGATGGCACGAGCGGCAAGCTGCTATTCGGTCCACTTCAAGGGCATCAAGACTCGGTTCGGTCGATTTCATTCTCACCCGATGGCAAGCGCATTGTCTCTGCCTCGGATGACAAGACCATACGAATGTGGGATGTGGGCGATGGGACTCTGACGGCTATCGACCTGGTTGGGACACACGAGGACATGGTCTATTGTGCGACATTTTCTCCTGACGGCGGGCACATTATTTCTGGCTGCCGAGATGGGAAGATCCGTATGTGGGACTCGCATTCGTTGTCACTCGTGTTCGATCCATTCGGGTCACAGTGGCATAAGGGCAGTATCTACCCGGTCAcgttctcgcctgatggccaACTTGTTGCTTCTGGGTCCGATGATGGCACCATCTGCGTGTTCGACTCCCGCAGCGGCGATCTGGTACTAGGTCCTCTCAAGCGACACGAACGATCGGTTCAGTCAGTTGTGTTCTCACCCGATGGCAGTCACATCGTATCTGGCTCGTTTGATGGAAGCGTTCGGGTGTGGGTGGTGAAAGATGGAGCGCCTGCATGCGAGCCACTTCGAGGTCATCAAGATGGGGTTAACTCAGTGACATATTCACCCGACGGTAGATATATTGTCTCAGGCTCAGACGACTCGACGGTCCGAGTATGGAAGGCACCAGGAGGGGGCGTTGTATCTGACCTATCACATTCTACTCCTTCCGCATCAGATGAGAGGCAAACACATCGCGCAATCGCTGGCGGGCTGACTGTGTCGAAGGACGGGTGGGTACGAAACCGCGACTCACAACTGCTATTTTGGGCTCCATCCGATGTACGGAGAGTATTCCCAAGTGTCGGACAGGTCTACACCATCGGACCTGAAGGCACACTGCACACGGACTACAGCCAGCCCCTGTTCCTCGGCGACGACTGGCATCG
- a CDS encoding polysaccharide lyase family 8 protein — protein MVWLSKNAVTLQLAGAIFSSLAYANDLETIYNRQTELIISTTRAWNGKIQNYIDTLKSDGTWSAIDYTSGCTARRSSWPASGHWSRLLEMTAAYRGGLPRYKNNAHLRSAIHRAMGYWFDHDYSTIGDGSCMDREQFPAHHCPCGTPGLWGPNWYSNVILIPTRVSKVCILLRQELSDTELAKCTTMAARAYAPFYRDPKPGYLSGANVMDIAVIGIMAALLENDRSGNATRIADAYGRVHSQTLVQSEDRVDGIKPDGSFQQHGGLIYDGNYGKDFSNSFIQLSLLALGTQFQAKKEVQQSFGRWFEGARWMTYTNVMNNVVHWDLSVIGRFISYPVADGRASADLRMDLSQILKLGKAWSQRDLIEFGTRLTGSADNSANSGGLVGSRMFWNSDYMVHRTAETVTTVKMVSTRTTTSECVNSENPYGFHLSDGVTYTYSTGAEYEDIFAGLDYSIPPGITTDYAAAKLECATATRAGADSYAGGVEAGDVAMAAMRYLNPLSQSFGFYKAWFFFPNNVQHVLVANVQQYSQHSHPAFSVLDQRLRSGDVYLNGQSISEGGNFTETNTLWHSGTGYTFPPDQAISTPLSVCLQSKSGDWSKIGTSKRPPSIKDTFTAWLVHTPSSRTPTTHSSDPNTSAPIEYSVFPATRSNSEFENKAARYRPRTIVNSEVVSAAMDSHATVLGAAFWKPLGGSVSVKEMGVGLEVDRGVVVMLKFKDEGRTKGRIYVADPTHGSGTVTVKVNWLGQAISRRSAGEGCSGSKCPGLKRTSGHEKGEVVLKLDLPGGGLAGSTVVGVF, from the exons ATGGTCTGGTTATCGAAAAACGCGGTCACTCTACAACTTGCTGGGGCCATTTTCTCAAGTCTAGCATACGCCAACGACCTAGAAACCATTTACAATCGACAAACTGAGCTGATAATATCCACCACGCGTGCTTGGAATGGAAAGATCCAAAATTA CATTGACACTCTCAAATCAGATGGAACATGGTCTGCCATCGACTATACTTCTGGCTGCACTGCGCGTCGATCAAGTTGGCCAGCGAGTGGTCACTGGTCCCGTTTGCTCGAGATGACAGCCGCCTATCGGGGAGGTCTCCCGCGGTACAAAAACAATGCCCACTTGCGCTCAGCCATTCACAGAGCGATGGGATACTGGTTTGACCACGACTATAGTACGATTGGTGACGGCAGTTGTATGGACAGGGAACAGTTTCCAGCACATCATTGCCCTTGTGGGACACCCGGGCTATGGGGTCCCAATTGGTACAG TAACGTTATCCTGATACCAACTCGCGTTAGTAAAGTTTGTATCCTTCTACGTCAGGAACTGTCCGATACCGAACTCGCCAAGTGCACGACAATGGCCGCTCGAGCGTACGCCCCGTTCTATCGCGACCCAAAACCAGGATATCTCAGTGGCGCGAACGTGATGGACATTGCTGTCATTGGCATCATGGCTGCCTTACTAGAGAACGATCGTTCAGGGAACGCGACGAGGATCGCGGATGCCTATGGACGTGTGCACTCGCAAACATTGGTTCAGTCCGAAGACCGCGTAGACGGGATCAAACCCGACGGATCGTTCCAGCAGCATGGAGGACTAATCTACGACG GGAACTACGGGAAAGATTT CTCCAACTCGTTCATTCAGCTTTCGCTTCTGGCTCTTGGAACGCAGTTTCAAGCCAAGAAGGAAGTACAGCAGTCATTTGGAAGGTGGTTTGAAGGTGCAAGATGGATGACCTACACGAACGTGATGAACAATGTTGTGCATTGGGACCTA TCCGTCATAGGTCGTTTCATATCGTATCCTGTGGCCGATGGAAG AGCCTCTGCCGACTTGCGAATGGATCTTTCTCAAATCTTGAAACTCGGAAAGGCTTGGTCACAGAGAGATCTCATCGAGTTCGGGACCAGGCTTACGGGGTCTGCGGATAACTCGGCCAATTCAGGCGGCCTGGTTGGCTCCCGCATGTTTTGGAACTCGGACTATATG GTACATCGGACTGCCGAAACTGTGACGACCGTCAAGATGGTTTCGACTCGCACCACAACCTCTGAATGCGTCAACTCGGAGAACCCGTATGGGTTTCACCTGTCTGACGGGGTCACATACACTTATTCCACAGGCGCAGAATACGAAGATATATTTGCCGGACTCGATTACAGCATTCCTCCTGGGATCACGACCGATTATGCTGCCGCCAAACTTGAATGTGCAACGGCCACGCGAGCTGGGGCCGATTCGTACGCGGGAGGTGTCGAGGCTGGTGATGTCGCTATGGCTGCTATGCGATACCTCAACCCACTAAGCCAGTCTTTCGGGTTCTACAAAGCATGGTTCTTTTTCCCGAACAACGTCCAACACGTCCTCGTCGCCAACGTTCAGCAATATTCCCAGCACAGCCACCCTGCCTTTTCTGTGCTCGACCAGCGCTTGCGTTCCGGAGACGTATATCTGAACGGACAGTCGATTTCGGAAGGCGGCAACTTTACCGAGACCAATACGCTCTGGCATAGTGGTACCGGCTATACATTCCCTCCAGACCAAGCTATTTCCACCCCACTTTCCGTATGTCTCCAATCTAAATCCGGAGACTGGAGCAAAATCGGCACGAGTAAACGGCCGCCGTCGATCAAAGACACATTTACGGCCTGGCTCGTACATACACCCTCTAGCCGCACCCCAACCACGCATTCTTCCGATCCCAACACTTCCGCCCCGATCGAGTACTCTGTTTTCCCTGCTACCCGGAGCAACTCTGAGTTCGAGAACAAGGCAGCACGGTACCGACCGCGAACGATCGTCAACTCGGAGGTGGTGAGCGCCGCCATGGATTCGCACGCTACGGTGCTGGGAGCGGCGTTCTGGAAACCTTTGGGTGGGAGTGTATCGGTCAAGGAGATGGGAGTTGGGCTGGAGGTGGATCGAGGAGTGGTGGTGATGCTCAAGTTCAAGGACGAGGGGCGTACCAAGGGCAGGATTTATGTTGCGGACCCGACACATGGCTCTGGGACGGTTACTGTCAAGGTCAACTGGCTTGGTCAGGCTATCTCGCGGCGCTCTGCCGGAGAGGGGTGTTCTGGGAGTAAATGTCCGGGTTTGAAGAGGACTAGTGGGCACGAGAAGGGAGAGGTGGTTCTAAAATTGGACCTTCCTGGGGGTGGTTTGGCGGGGTCAACGGTGGTCGGGGTGTTTTAA
- a CDS encoding polysaccharide lyase family 8 protein, with amino-acid sequence MRPFATAASAAVTLLGVTLLSQVVLVSANDVDTIYNRQFNYIISTTDLSQTNIGGYISSLQPNGTWADVNYASGCTARRASWPAGDHWTRIVEMATAYSGKIPEYKGDPSLRSAIRLAMEFWFANEMSTIGDGTCMDREFFPTSNCPCGTPGLWGPNWFSNVLQVPTRAGKACALLRSDLTESELGNCTHITARAYSPFYRELRPRYLGGANVMDIAVVGVLAGLLENNRTGNATRIADAYLRVHGEAVVRPGNGIDGIKPDGSFHQQQGIIYDGNYGKDFSNSLIELELQSLGTQFQANRTVQDTFGFHLAGSRWMTFTNIVKKVVHWDYTVIGRFISYPVADILRASANIQMNLTEIEELGVAWDQADLIDFASSLSGTDDSSANSGGLVGNRMFWNSDYMASGQFICAETRSDETCRAFSFTSQCTNAENPFGFHLSDGVIYSLSTGAEYEDMFGALDWNLAPGITTDYGSTPLQCATVRQAGVDSYAGGVQAGDVGMAAMRYVNPISKTFTFNKAWFFFPENVQHVLVSKVNQSSPNSTAPVFSVLDQRLRSGDVYVDGALTSSGGNFTSVKSLWHGGTGYTFPKSGNRPSRVSVSLQTRRNDWSQLGTSLQPASTVDMFAAWLVHEKLRLNPTPDAPNTGPGGYSPMQYSIFPATSSSSDFEDKARRLQPRTIINSDTVSAALSACKKVLGAAFWASAGGFVEVKDLGIKVEVDQSVMFILRFEDGPHSKGSISVADPTQTLSKVNIKVTRTGARRRHSHRSWEGCIGHHCSHVRRSAGSGSSEWAVSVDLPVEGMSGSTVTIDIPEHA; translated from the exons ATGCGTCCGTTTGCAACCGCCGCATCCGCGGCTGTAACGCTGCTTGGAGTAACGCTGCTATCTCAAGTTGTGCTAGTAAGCGCGAACGATGTCGACACTATCTACAACCGACAGTTCAACTATATCATCAGTACCACCGACTTGAGCCAGACTAATATTGGCGGATA CATCAGCTCACTTCAACCGAATGGGACGTGGGCAGATGTGAACTATGCCTCCGGATGTACCGCTCGACGCGCAAGTTGGCCTGCTGGAGATCACTGGACACGGATCGTGGAAATGGCAACGGCGTACAGCGGCAAGATTCCCGAGTACAAAGGCGATCCCTCACTTCGGTCTGCCATCCGCTTGGCTATGGAATTCTGGTTCGCTAACGAGATGAGTACGATCGGAGATGGTACTTGCATGGACCGCGAATTTTTCCCTACCAGCAATTGCCCATGTGGTACTCCCGGGCTTTGGGGTCCGAATTGGTTTAG TAACGTTCTCCAGGTCCCGACACGCGCTGGAAAAGCTTGCGCGCTCCTTCGATCCGATCTTACGGAATCTGAGCTCGGCAATTGCACTCATATTACCGCCCGTGCTTACTCACCATTTTATCGTGAATTGCGGCCGAGATACCTCGGTGGTGCGAATGTCATGGACATAGCCGTAGTCGGAGTTTTGGCAGGTTTGCTGGAGAATAACCGAACCGGAAATGCTACAAGAATTGCCGATGCCTATCTTCGAGTGCACGGAGAAGCGGTTGTTCGACCTGGAAATGGCATTGATGGCATCAAACCCGATGGCTCATTTCATCAGCAGCAAGGGATCATATACGACG GCAATTACGGAAAAGATTT CTCTAACTCGCTGATTGAACTCGAACTTCAGTCTCTTGGGACCCAATTTCAAGCGAACCGGACAGTCCAAGACACGTTCGGGTTCCACTTGGCTGGCTCTAGATGGATGACGTTCACCAACATTGTGAAAAAGGTCGTCCATTGGGATTAT ACTGTCATAGGCCGATTTATCTCATACCCTGTCGCTGACATACT TCGAGCCTCGGCGAACATACAAATGAATCTCACAGAGATTGAAGAGCTCGGGGTGGCCTGGGATCAGGCAGATCTTATTGATTTTGCCTCAAGTCTCAGTGGAACAGACGATTCCTCCGCCAATTCGGGCGGACTGGTCGGGAACCGGATGTTTTGGAACTCTGACTATATGGCAAGTGGCCAGTTTATCTGTGCGGAGACCCGGTCTGATGAAACTTGCCGGGCCTTCAG CTTTACTTCACAGTGCACCAACGCCGAAAATCCGTTCGGCTTCCATTTGTCTGATGGCGTAATTTATTCTCTTTCTACCGGGGCCGAATATGAGGACATGTTTGGCGCGCTTGACTGGAATCTCGCTCCCGGTATCACCACCGACTACGGTTCTACTCCGCTCCAATGTGCTACGGTTAGACAGGCTGGAGTCGACTCATATGCTGGAGGAGTCCAAGCCGGAGATGTAGGCATGGCAGCTATGCGCTACGTGAACCCGATTTCCAAAACATTCACTTTCAACAAGGCTTGGTTCTTCTTCCCCGAGAATGTCCAGCACGTACTTGTTTCGAAAGTCAATCAATCCAGCCCGAATTCGACCGCTCCTGTCTTTTCTGTCCTCGACCAACGACTACGCTCTGGTGATGTATACGTTGATGGTGCTTTGACGTCTTCCGGTGGGAACTTCACTTCCGTCAAGTCCCTTTGGCACGGAGGAACTGGCTATACCTTCCCCAAGAGTGGCAACCGCCCGTCTCGAGTCTCGGTCAGCCTTCAGACGAGGAGGAACGATTGGAGCCAGCTAGGAACAAGTCTTCAACCTGCATCCACGGTCGATATGTTTGCAGCCTGGCTCGTCCACGAAAAGCTAAGGTTAAACCCCACACCCGACGCACCCAACACCGGGCCAGGCGGCTATTCCCCTATGCAGTATTCCATCTTCCCGGCCACCTCCAGCAGCTCGGATTTCGAAGACAAAGCGCGCAGACTCCAGCCTCGGACTATCATCAACTCTGACACGGTCAGCGCGGCACTTAGCGCATGCAAGAAAGTTCTGGGTGCTGCTTTTTGGGCATCTGCCGGTGGTTTTGTCGAGGTCAAGGATCTGGGAATCAAGGTTGAAGTGGATCAGAGTGTCATGTTCATACTACGGTTCGAGGACGGGCCTCATTCAAAGGGTAGTATAAGCGTCGCCGATCCTACCCAAACCCTCAGTAAAGTAAACATCAAAGTTACTCGGACCGGGGCCAGAAGGCGTCATTCTCATCGAAGCTGGGAAGGGTGTATTGGCCACCACTGTTCGCACGTACGGCGCTCGGCGGGATCCGGCAGTAGTGAGTGGGCGGTGAGCGTTGACCTGCCTGTGGAAGGAATGTCAGGTTCTACTGTGACCATAGACATTCCGGAACATGCTTGA
- a CDS encoding tigger transposable element-derived protein, with translation MSQAPAAVGSPRHRLTFSQQLKVVDIYHRYKSLGPAEVLSRVRRAGFTTTCMQTINRYVRQEALIREFVAQHEGHSKRMARSNISVPEVERLLWTWIEDMERRNLRMNGEMIKAKARRTAIEIGIPPHEMIEFSEGWLTGFKRRYGIKERVFHGEAASAPLELIEPARKTLQDAIRHFRLQYVLNVDETAHNSCQVRNRGLASRQLSGVKLDKTRLTVVLATSAAGGKLPPLIIGHAARPRAFTHGTPAQYNFWYEHNKKAWMTGEIWEKYLIAIDNMARRDGYHLLLICDNASSHKYNPNCYSNLTVAYLPPNLTSHIQPMDAGIIKSFKGNYRKLLTERALDLEMQGVDNPYKVNQLQSMRMIDRAWSEVLETTIRNCWRHTGILPEDNYEEELQAMFIQARL, from the exons ATGTCTCAAGCCCCTGCTGCAGTAGGGTCGCctcgccaccgccttacaTTCAGCCAACAGCTCAAGGTGGTTGATATCTACCATCGATACAAGTCTTTGGGGCCCGCCGAAGTCCTCTCCCGCGTGCGGAGGGCTGGTTTCACTACAACGTGTATGCAGACCATCAACCGATACGTCCGTCAAGAGGCCTTGATACGTGAGTTTGTAGCCCAACACGAAGGCCATTCAAAACGCATGGCCCGCTCAAACATTAGTGTCCCGGAAGTAGAGCGGTTGCTCTGGACCTGGATCGAGGACATGGAGCGTCGCAATCTTCGTATGAACGGCGAGATGATCAAGGCAAAGGCTCGTCGGACTGCAATCGAGATTGGCATCCCACCGCACGAAATGATTGAATTTTCCGAGGGCTGGCTTACCGGGTTTAAGCGGCGCTACGGGATCAAGGAGCGGGTCTTTCATGGTGAAGCAGCATCGGCTCCCCTTGAACTCATTGAGCCTGCTCGGAAAACTCTTCAAGATGCAATCCGCCACTTTCGCCTTCAGTACGTCCTTAACGTCGACGAGACTGCTCACAACAGCTGTCAAGTCCGTAATCGGGGGCTGGCGTCTAGACAATTATCTGGGGTTAAGCTTGATAAAACTCGGCTGACCGTTGTCCTTGCTACTAGCGCGGCTGGTGGAAAGCTTCCTCCCCTCATTATTGGTCATGCTGCTCGACCTCGCGCGTTCACGCATGGTACCCCGGCGCAATATAACTTTTGGTACGAGCATAACAAGAAGGCTTGGATGACAGGCGAAATTTGGGAAAA ATATCTCATTGCAATTGACAACATGGCAAGGCGTGATGGATACCATCTACTACTAATCTGCGACAACGCAAGCTCTCACAAGTACAATCCCAATTGCTACTCAAACTTGACAGTTGCATACCTGCCTCCTAACCTCACATCGCATATCCAACCAATGGATGCAGGAATCATCAAGAGCTTCAAAGGAAACTATCGCAAATTGTTGACTGAGCGCGCACTCGACCTTGAGATGCAAGGTGTAGACAATCCATACAAGGTAAACCAGCTCCAGTCAATGCGCATGATTGACCGCGCATGGAGCGAAGTTTTGGAGACCACAATCCGGAACTGCTGGCGCCATACTGGAATCCTACCTGAAGATAATTACGAGGAGGAACTACAGGCTATGTTTATTCAAGCTAGGCTCTAG
- a CDS encoding polysaccharide lyase family 8 protein, with protein MEAVVENMWRDILSSAQGGDLWKEKCRLAVACVQKASDAAAKEAGQPYRVITTPAINPARETEQPPPIAERQAWGLPTLPPAKWEIAWNDSSNFSKASISNRAKIAWIKAWEEACKANDRYIPLISQGVAKYVTMNLPSTTPEVLQFETDPTVIKGMVKALIPIKGSSTSSLQDWVKGRIIEHCQRVTKLTAGTQQPNKTEFEDTMYDIWACTVNCLSDVARTKTISG; from the exons ATGGAGGCCGTTGTTGAAAATATGTGGCGTGATATTCTATCTAGTGCACAGGGAGGTGACCTTTGGAAGGAGAAATGTCGTCTTGCCGTAGCATGTGTCCAAAAAGCATCTGACGCAGCAGCCAAGGAAGCGGGGCAGCCCTATCGTGTTATCACTACGCCCGCCATCAACCCAGCTCGTGAGACAGAACAACCCCCTCCTATTGCTGAACGCCAAGCATGGGGGTTGCCAACACTTCCACCAGCTAAGTGGGAGATTGCTTGGAATGATTC CTCCAACTTTTCGAAGGCCAGCATTTCTAATAGAGCGAAGATAGCTTGGATCAAAGCATGGGAGGAAGCTTGCAAGGCAAATGACCGATATATCCCTTTGATCAGTCAAGGTGTCGCAAAATACGTAACCATGAACTTGCCCTCGACAACTCCTGAAGTACTACAATTCGAGACCGATCCTACC GTCATTAAAGGCATGGTAAAAGCTCTGATTCCGATTAAAGGCTCATCCACCTCCAGCCTTCAAGACTGGGTCAAAGGTCGGATTATTGAGCACTGCCAAAGAGTTACTAAGCTGACTGCTGGGACACAACAACCCAACAAAACTGAATTCGAGGATACTATGTATGATATTTGGGCCTGCACTGTGAACTGTCTTTCGGACGTAGCGCGCACCAAGACGATTTCCGGGTGA